Proteins encoded in a region of the Flavobacterium sp. PMTSA4 genome:
- a CDS encoding META domain-containing protein, translating into MKKALIPNLFITLLILAIIGTSCSPMKSTTTAKEEKDNTIYFKAGDSVPFWRVTISEKEVVLTTKQNTLVFPHEEPIRAMDSNVKRYQLRSDDADMSVTIAQEECTNPISGEKLPYSVVLKYKIFTELPVNNLSGCGAYITDYRLNDIWVLETLNGTKAEVSDYRDKLPSLEINTTTNSFSGFAGCNNMAGELFYERGLLRFTKTISTMMYCENNKEKDFLLALHKATTYKIENNRLTLSNPSGTLMVLKKVD; encoded by the coding sequence ATGAAAAAAGCACTTATCCCAAACTTATTTATAACCCTACTAATACTAGCTATTATAGGCACATCTTGTTCACCAATGAAATCGACTACTACTGCCAAAGAAGAAAAAGACAACACTATCTATTTTAAAGCAGGTGATTCAGTACCTTTTTGGAGAGTTACCATTTCCGAAAAAGAAGTAGTACTTACCACAAAGCAAAACACTTTAGTTTTTCCACATGAAGAACCTATACGCGCTATGGACAGCAATGTTAAACGATACCAACTGCGTTCGGATGATGCTGATATGAGTGTAACTATTGCTCAAGAAGAATGTACTAATCCTATATCGGGCGAAAAGTTGCCTTATTCAGTAGTTTTAAAATACAAAATATTCACAGAGTTACCTGTTAACAATCTTTCGGGCTGTGGCGCATACATTACCGATTATCGTTTGAACGACATTTGGGTTTTGGAAACTTTAAACGGAACCAAAGCTGAAGTTTCCGATTACAGAGACAAACTACCATCACTAGAAATCAATACTACTACCAATTCTTTTTCTGGTTTTGCAGGATGCAACAACATGGCAGGCGAACTGTTTTATGAAAGAGGATTGTTGCGCTTTACTAAAACCATCAGCACCATGATGTATTGTGAAAACAACAAAGAGAAAGATTTTTTATTGGCGCTACACAAAGCCACAACCTACAAAATAGAAAACAACCGCTTGACGCTTTCTAACCCATCGGGAACACTAATGGTTTTGAAAAAAGTAGATTAG
- a CDS encoding DUF1648 domain-containing protein, with protein sequence MEVSERPKIKIPFTLLDKIIELVGLLILIAFWFYTITNFNQLPEIIPTHFGAEGKPDGFGEKWMIFLETSIGTVLYIGLSILSFYPNKFNYLVEITEANAEKQYTLAVKMIRIMKISVLLVFFLIAIQTVRLAMNLPDVFGKWILILLISLVFGPLFYFLIQSSKNS encoded by the coding sequence ATGGAAGTTTCTGAAAGACCAAAAATCAAAATACCATTCACGCTTCTAGACAAAATAATTGAACTGGTAGGTCTTCTGATACTGATTGCTTTTTGGTTTTACACGATAACAAACTTCAATCAATTACCCGAAATTATCCCAACACATTTTGGTGCCGAAGGAAAACCCGATGGTTTTGGTGAAAAATGGATGATTTTCTTAGAAACCAGTATTGGAACGGTTTTATACATCGGACTTTCAATATTATCTTTTTATCCAAACAAGTTTAATTATCTTGTTGAAATTACTGAAGCCAATGCAGAGAAGCAATATACTTTAGCGGTTAAAATGATACGCATCATGAAGATTTCTGTTTTGTTGGTTTTCTTCTTGATAGCCATTCAAACAGTACGATTGGCAATGAATCTGCCGGATGTATTTGGTAAATGGATTTTAATACTATTGATTTCGTTGGTGTTTGGACCATTATTTTATTTCTTAATTCAATCCTCAAAAAACTCATAA
- a CDS encoding OsmC family protein has protein sequence MNSIELKNLQAPLKEKYTTNPETALITLKAIGNLSDGISCKVNTGKAMIEAGLHPATGGTGMLACSGDMLLESLVACAGVTLSAVATALGIEIKSGEVKAEGDLDFRGTLAVSKEAEVGFKSIRLSFTLDTTATEEQLQSLAKLTERYCVVYQTISKGVAIETVYN, from the coding sequence ATGAATTCTATTGAACTTAAAAACCTTCAGGCACCATTAAAAGAAAAATACACCACCAATCCCGAAACTGCATTAATTACTTTAAAGGCGATAGGAAATCTTAGCGATGGTATTTCGTGTAAAGTAAACACAGGAAAAGCCATGATTGAAGCTGGTTTGCATCCTGCAACTGGAGGAACAGGAATGCTTGCGTGTTCGGGCGATATGCTTTTAGAATCGCTGGTGGCTTGTGCTGGTGTAACCTTAAGTGCAGTAGCCACAGCACTGGGAATCGAAATCAAAAGTGGCGAAGTAAAAGCTGAAGGCGATTTGGATTTTAGAGGAACACTTGCCGTTTCTAAAGAAGCCGAAGTGGGTTTCAAATCCATTCGATTGAGTTTTACCCTTGATACTACCGCTACCGAAGAACAACTACAAAGCCTTGCAAAACTAACCGAAAGATATTGTGTGGTCTATCAAACTATTTCTAAAGGTGTAGCTATTGAAACAGTTTATAATTAA
- a CDS encoding HAD family hydrolase, protein MIQTVIFDMDGVIVDTEPVHHYAYHEHFKQLNIEISPEMYSSFTGNSTKNIFQRLKDEFNLAEDVETLVNTKRNLFNDAFDSKEDLYLLDGVEDLIKDLHQNGMQLVLASSSAKVTINRIFNRFKLHQYFTHIVSGEDFPKSKPHPAIFQHAAMISNTSVENCIVIEDSTNGVLAAKAAGIYCIGYDSFHSKMQDYSKADEVITNFNELNYIRIRQINPS, encoded by the coding sequence TTGATACAAACAGTAATCTTTGATATGGATGGTGTAATCGTTGATACAGAACCTGTACATCATTATGCTTATCACGAACATTTTAAACAATTAAATATCGAAATATCGCCAGAAATGTATTCTTCATTTACAGGAAATTCTACGAAGAATATTTTTCAACGATTAAAAGATGAGTTTAACTTGGCAGAAGATGTAGAAACACTTGTCAACACCAAACGAAATTTATTTAACGACGCTTTTGACAGTAAAGAAGATTTGTATTTATTGGATGGAGTAGAAGATTTAATCAAAGACTTGCACCAAAACGGAATGCAGTTGGTGTTGGCTTCCTCATCTGCAAAAGTAACTATCAACAGAATTTTTAATCGATTCAAACTTCATCAATATTTCACACATATTGTTTCGGGAGAAGATTTTCCAAAGTCAAAACCACATCCTGCTATTTTTCAACATGCAGCAATGATTTCAAATACTTCTGTCGAAAATTGTATTGTAATTGAAGATTCAACCAATGGTGTTTTGGCTGCCAAAGCCGCAGGAATATATTGCATAGGTTATGATAGTTTTCATTCTAAAATGCAGGATTATTCAAAAGCGGATGAAGTAATCACTAACTTTAACGAATTGAATTATATCAGAATTCGTCAAATTAATCCATCATGA
- a CDS encoding TatD family hydrolase: protein MKFYNLHAHHYTNNPDVVELVNQYPWEFNESVPQYSIGIHPWHIDEKRLETDLKIMEEKLALPECLAVGECGLDKRIEVPMVLQLEVFEKQIALAERFNKPLVLHLVAAYDELIALNKRLNIKVPVVLHGFSKNAQVAKQLLDNGFYLSFGKYLLQNPELKTTFLSMPNDRFLLETDMIAETLEEVYAKAAEYKEMTIEDLKAIVSTTWNTIF, encoded by the coding sequence ATGAAATTCTACAATCTGCATGCGCACCACTATACTAACAATCCCGATGTGGTAGAACTGGTCAATCAATATCCTTGGGAGTTTAACGAATCGGTTCCTCAGTATTCCATTGGGATTCATCCTTGGCATATTGATGAAAAACGTTTGGAAACCGATTTGAAAATAATGGAGGAGAAGTTAGCCTTGCCCGAATGTTTAGCAGTTGGCGAATGCGGATTAGACAAACGCATTGAAGTTCCCATGGTTTTGCAACTGGAAGTTTTTGAAAAGCAAATTGCCTTAGCCGAACGATTCAACAAACCTTTGGTATTGCATTTGGTAGCGGCTTATGATGAGTTGATTGCTTTAAACAAACGATTGAACATAAAAGTTCCAGTGGTGTTGCATGGTTTTTCTAAAAATGCGCAAGTAGCCAAGCAATTATTGGATAATGGTTTCTACCTTTCGTTTGGGAAATACTTGTTGCAAAATCCTGAGTTGAAAACTACATTTCTCTCAATGCCTAATGACCGTTTTCTGCTCGAAACCGATATGATAGCCGAAACTTTAGAAGAAGTCTATGCCAAAGCCGCAGAATATAAAGAAATGACTATTGAAGATTTGAAAGCCATAGTTTCTACTACCTGGAATACCATTTTCTAA
- a CDS encoding tRNA threonylcarbamoyladenosine dehydratase, whose translation MAKWQERAALLFKEEGINKLKNANVLVVGLGGVGSFAAEFLARAGVGNMTIVDGDVVDITNINRQLPALHSTVGLPKVELMATRLLDINPELNLTPIKEFLEPDRAKEIVTKDFDYVLDCIDSVTPKLNLIIAAKRNGVKVISNMGAGGKYEAAKVRVTDIRKTDYCPLAKVVRKRLKKEGISKGVKVVYSYERPDETSVKMTDGTNFKKSFYGTNSWMPCLFGLHAAETVVKYLIKKED comes from the coding sequence ATGGCAAAGTGGCAAGAAAGAGCAGCGCTTTTATTTAAAGAAGAAGGAATTAACAAATTAAAAAACGCCAACGTTTTAGTAGTTGGGCTTGGTGGTGTGGGCTCTTTTGCTGCAGAGTTTTTAGCTCGTGCTGGAGTTGGAAACATGACTATTGTTGATGGCGACGTGGTTGATATTACCAATATTAATCGTCAATTACCTGCTTTGCACTCAACCGTTGGTTTACCAAAAGTAGAGTTGATGGCAACACGATTGCTTGATATTAATCCTGAATTGAATTTAACGCCTATTAAAGAGTTTCTTGAACCCGACAGAGCGAAAGAAATTGTTACTAAAGATTTTGACTATGTTTTGGATTGTATTGACAGTGTGACTCCAAAGCTAAACTTGATAATAGCAGCCAAGCGCAATGGTGTGAAAGTTATCAGTAATATGGGTGCAGGAGGAAAGTATGAAGCTGCTAAAGTGAGAGTTACCGATATTCGAAAAACTGATTATTGTCCGTTGGCAAAAGTAGTTCGTAAACGTTTAAAGAAAGAAGGCATTTCAAAAGGTGTAAAAGTAGTTTACTCGTATGAACGACCAGATGAAACCAGTGTAAAAATGACCGACGGAACCAACTTCAAGAAATCATTTTATGGAACAAACAGTTGGATGCCTTGCTTGTTTGGTCTTCACGCCGCAGAAACAGTTGTAAAGTATTTGATAAAAAAAGAAGACTAA
- a CDS encoding GDSL-type esterase/lipase family protein, which produces MKKLSVLLIVLFISLNTFSQQKLFWDEIKAFKTEDSINPPKDGMILFIGSSSFRLWKTAKEDLHNETIVNRAFGGATLEDLIYYQNDVVLKYNPKKIVIYCGENDVASSEKITGQIVFDRYKTLHTTLRKQFPKVPIIFVSLKPCILRWEMKDRMIAANDLIKDYLKQDKNAVFVNIWDKMLENGKPMNDIFIEDNLHMNAKGYAIWSKELLPLINN; this is translated from the coding sequence ATGAAGAAGTTAAGTGTTTTACTCATCGTTTTATTCATTTCATTAAATACATTTTCCCAACAAAAACTATTTTGGGATGAAATAAAGGCTTTTAAAACAGAAGACAGTATTAATCCACCAAAAGACGGAATGATATTGTTTATCGGGAGTTCATCTTTCAGACTTTGGAAAACGGCAAAAGAAGATTTGCATAACGAAACTATAGTAAACAGAGCTTTTGGTGGAGCAACTCTTGAAGATTTGATTTATTATCAAAATGATGTAGTACTGAAATACAATCCAAAAAAGATAGTGATTTACTGTGGTGAAAATGATGTAGCCAGTTCAGAAAAAATAACTGGACAAATCGTTTTTGACCGTTATAAAACATTACATACTACTTTGAGAAAACAATTTCCAAAAGTTCCAATAATTTTCGTTTCGTTAAAACCTTGTATTCTTCGCTGGGAAATGAAAGACAGAATGATAGCTGCCAATGACTTAATAAAAGATTATTTGAAGCAGGATAAGAATGCAGTTTTTGTAAATATCTGGGATAAAATGCTTGAAAATGGAAAACCAATGAACGATATATTTATTGAAGACAATTTGCATATGAATGCAAAAGGTTACGCTATTTGGAGTAAAGAATTATTACCATTAATTAACAATTAA
- a CDS encoding cryptochrome/photolyase family protein produces the protein MNIFWFRRDLRLEDNVGLYHALQSGEEILPIFIFDKNILSQLPKDDARVTFIHQQVENIQNQLKSIGKSLAVFYGNPFEVYEKLISENKIKTVFTNHDYEPYARKRDLELYQLFKENNIEFKTSKDQVIFEKSEVVKDDNTPYVVYTPYSNKWKKKFKLIQLKNYNSEDYLNNTISHSYPFLSLKDIGFEKSSIKVSDYNVSKSLIDNYEETRNFPALDKTSHLGIYLRFGVVSIRKMVAKALESKNETFLKELIWREFFMQILWHFPHTVNKSFKPKYDKIVWNNNEVLFQKWCEGKTGYPFVDAGMRELNTTGHMHNRVRMIVASFLCKHLLIDWRWGETYFATKLLDYEQASNVGNWQWAAGSGVDAAPYFRIFNPTEQVKKFDKELKYIKKWIPELETSAYPEPIVDHKEAREKCLIAYKKAVG, from the coding sequence ATGAATATATTTTGGTTTCGTCGTGATTTACGTTTGGAAGACAATGTTGGTTTATATCATGCATTACAAAGTGGTGAAGAGATATTACCTATTTTTATCTTCGACAAAAACATCCTTTCACAATTACCAAAAGATGATGCTCGTGTTACTTTCATACACCAACAAGTCGAGAATATCCAAAACCAATTAAAATCAATTGGGAAATCCTTAGCTGTTTTTTATGGAAATCCTTTTGAGGTATATGAAAAACTTATTTCTGAAAACAAAATAAAAACTGTTTTTACCAATCACGATTACGAACCTTATGCTCGCAAAAGAGATTTAGAATTATATCAATTATTCAAAGAAAACAACATCGAATTTAAAACAAGTAAAGATCAAGTTATCTTTGAAAAAAGTGAAGTTGTAAAAGATGATAACACACCATATGTAGTTTATACTCCATATTCTAATAAATGGAAAAAAAAGTTTAAGTTAATCCAATTAAAAAACTATAATTCAGAAGATTACTTAAATAATACAATTTCGCATTCTTATCCTTTTTTAAGTTTAAAAGATATTGGATTCGAAAAGTCTTCAATAAAAGTTTCTGATTATAATGTTTCTAAATCTTTGATTGATAATTATGAAGAAACACGAAACTTTCCCGCGCTTGACAAAACTTCTCATTTAGGTATTTATCTTCGTTTTGGAGTTGTTTCTATTCGCAAAATGGTAGCCAAAGCATTAGAAAGCAAAAACGAAACTTTTCTGAAGGAACTAATTTGGCGTGAGTTTTTTATGCAGATTCTTTGGCATTTTCCACATACAGTAAATAAAAGTTTCAAACCAAAATATGATAAAATCGTTTGGAACAATAATGAGGTTTTATTTCAAAAATGGTGTGAAGGAAAAACAGGTTACCCTTTTGTTGATGCAGGAATGCGCGAATTAAACACAACTGGACACATGCACAATCGCGTTCGTATGATTGTGGCAAGTTTTCTTTGCAAGCATTTATTAATAGATTGGCGTTGGGGTGAAACTTATTTTGCAACCAAGCTATTAGATTACGAGCAAGCGAGCAACGTTGGAAATTGGCAATGGGCTGCGGGTTCTGGAGTTGATGCTGCACCTTATTTCAGGATTTTTAATCCAACTGAGCAAGTAAAAAAGTTTGACAAAGAATTAAAGTATATTAAAAAATGGATTCCTGAGCTAGAAACTTCCGCTTATCCAGAACCAATTGTTGATCACAAAGAAGCGCGCGAAAAATGTTTGATTGCCTATAAAAAAGCCGTTGGTTAA
- a CDS encoding HD domain-containing protein produces MKNWNKLYTDISQRLKDNLAPHLTYHCWEHTVYVIDRVEHIAHKEHCSEYNILLMKAAALFHDSGYMNHEVEDHEAESCRIAQELLPNYGFSSTEVAKITGMIMATKIPQQPKNKLEQIVADADLEYLGTENFIEIGTRLYHELKHYNPALTVQEWDNIQIKFLQSHHYHTDYCLQHRAKAKEINLQLLLEK; encoded by the coding sequence ATGAAAAACTGGAATAAACTTTATACTGATATTTCACAAAGATTGAAAGACAATCTTGCGCCTCATTTAACCTATCATTGCTGGGAACATACTGTTTATGTAATTGATAGGGTTGAACACATTGCCCACAAAGAGCATTGCTCTGAATACAACATTTTGTTGATGAAAGCCGCTGCATTGTTTCATGATTCTGGCTATATGAATCATGAGGTTGAAGACCACGAAGCCGAAAGCTGCCGCATTGCACAAGAGCTATTGCCTAACTATGGTTTCTCGTCAACCGAAGTGGCAAAGATTACCGGAATGATTATGGCAACCAAAATACCACAGCAACCCAAAAACAAACTCGAACAAATAGTGGCCGATGCCGACCTGGAATACCTGGGTACCGAAAATTTTATTGAAATAGGCACGCGGTTGTATCATGAACTCAAGCACTACAATCCTGCGCTGACGGTTCAGGAATGGGATAACATACAAATTAAGTTCCTGCAGTCGCACCACTACCACACCGACTATTGCCTGCAACACCGCGCTAAAGCAAAAGAGATTAATCTTCAACTGCTATTGGAAAAATAG
- a CDS encoding DUF1684 domain-containing protein encodes MKKFLFLLLFLNVSISFSQENKPETSKEFQDKLNKEYADAKESPLMKEDLADFKGLDFFPIDAAYIVSAKFVKSKNEKVFQMKTSTSRLPEYKKYGELHFTLNGKELKLNVYQNMDLIQREGYEDYLFLPFSDLTNGKESYIGGRYIDMRIQKGKTWTIDFNKAYNPYCAYNHKYSCPKVPLENDLPIEVKAGVKKFHD; translated from the coding sequence ATGAAAAAATTTCTTTTCCTCCTTTTGTTTTTAAACGTTTCGATTTCTTTTTCACAAGAAAATAAACCAGAAACCTCTAAAGAATTTCAGGACAAATTAAATAAAGAATATGCTGATGCCAAAGAAAGTCCTTTGATGAAAGAGGATTTGGCCGACTTTAAAGGTTTGGATTTTTTTCCGATTGATGCTGCTTATATTGTTTCGGCTAAGTTTGTAAAAAGCAAGAACGAAAAGGTTTTTCAAATGAAAACATCTACCAGTCGGTTACCAGAATACAAGAAGTATGGTGAATTGCATTTTACTTTGAACGGAAAAGAACTCAAACTAAACGTATATCAAAACATGGATTTGATTCAACGGGAAGGCTATGAGGACTACTTGTTTTTACCCTTTTCTGATTTGACGAATGGAAAGGAAAGCTACATTGGCGGACGCTATATAGACATGCGCATTCAAAAAGGAAAAACCTGGACCATCGATTTCAACAAAGCCTACAATCCTTATTGTGCTTACAACCACAAGTATTCTTGTCCAAAAGTTCCTTTGGAAAACGATTTGCCTATTGAAGTAAAAGCTGGCGTTAAAAAGTTTCACGACTAA
- a CDS encoding MDR family MFS transporter produces MLKDAILRYFDNYKGFSREIWILTLITFINRAGTMVLPFLSKYLKEDLNFTYSQVGWIMVCFGVGSMLGSWLGGKLSDKIGFYKIMVFSLFTSGLMFFGLQLITSFEGLCFAMFAIMVVADMFRPAMFVSLGAYAKPENRTRALTLVRLAINLGFAAGPALGGLIIMTIGYKGLFWADGATCIVAILIFAFTVKEKTKSKYIDKKDPDNVLTHSVFKDKPFWVFLGTCLITGILFFQLFTTIPLYHKEQFNLTEFQTGLLLTLNGLLVFLLEMPIVSYIERNKINKIKVVTIGSLAMAISLFLMLINTWAGILIIMMLFMTFAEMFAFPFSNSIAMSRAPKGHEGRYMAIYTMSFSLAHILSANTGMQIIEHFGGYQTNWFFMGILGLIGTALGYWTIKLVEAEKKMQ; encoded by the coding sequence ATGCTCAAAGACGCAATTCTTCGCTATTTCGACAATTACAAAGGATTTTCAAGAGAAATTTGGATACTTACCTTAATCACTTTTATCAACCGTGCCGGAACGATGGTATTGCCGTTTCTTTCTAAATACCTGAAAGAAGATTTGAATTTTACATACAGTCAAGTAGGTTGGATAATGGTTTGCTTTGGTGTCGGTTCTATGTTGGGTTCATGGTTAGGCGGAAAACTATCCGATAAAATTGGTTTTTATAAAATCATGGTGTTTAGTTTGTTCACCAGTGGATTGATGTTTTTTGGACTTCAATTGATTACCAGTTTTGAAGGATTGTGTTTTGCTATGTTTGCCATTATGGTTGTAGCCGATATGTTTCGTCCTGCCATGTTTGTATCACTTGGTGCTTATGCAAAACCCGAAAACAGAACTCGTGCTTTAACATTAGTAAGATTGGCAATCAATCTTGGTTTTGCTGCAGGACCAGCTTTAGGTGGTTTAATCATTATGACTATTGGTTACAAAGGATTGTTTTGGGCTGATGGCGCAACGTGTATTGTTGCTATTCTGATATTTGCATTTACGGTTAAAGAAAAAACAAAATCAAAATACATCGACAAAAAAGATCCTGACAATGTATTGACGCATTCGGTATTTAAAGACAAACCGTTTTGGGTGTTTTTAGGAACGTGTTTGATAACAGGTATTTTATTCTTTCAATTATTCACCACTATTCCACTCTACCATAAAGAGCAATTCAATCTAACCGAATTCCAAACTGGATTGTTGCTAACCCTAAACGGATTGTTGGTCTTCTTACTCGAAATGCCAATAGTAAGTTATATTGAACGGAATAAAATCAATAAGATAAAAGTAGTAACCATTGGTAGTCTTGCCATGGCAATAAGTCTGTTTTTAATGCTCATCAACACTTGGGCAGGAATTCTTATCATTATGATGCTCTTTATGACCTTTGCCGAAATGTTTGCTTTTCCGTTCTCTAATTCAATTGCAATGAGTCGCGCTCCTAAAGGTCACGAAGGTCGTTATATGGCTATTTACACCATGAGTTTTAGTTTGGCACATATCCTTAGTGCTAATACTGGTATGCAAATCATTGAACATTTTGGTGGTTATCAAACCAATTGGTTTTTTATGGGAATCCTCGGTTTAATTGGAACTGCTCTTGGCTACTGGACTATAAAACTCGTAGAAGCCGAGAAGAAAATGCAGTAA
- a CDS encoding DUF1572 domain-containing protein, translated as MTRNQNLASRLREVYLNGRWIANTNYKEQIESITWQQATQKVANLNTIALLTYHVNYYLAGLIDAFQNGKLEISDKYSFDMPPLHSEHNWKMMVEGFLTNAEKFAQCVEQLEDHCLDEAFIDEKYGTYLRNIEGVLEHSYYHLGQISLIRKMITS; from the coding sequence ATGACTCGAAATCAAAACCTAGCAAGCAGGCTTCGCGAAGTCTATCTGAACGGACGATGGATAGCCAACACCAATTATAAGGAACAAATAGAAAGCATTACTTGGCAACAAGCCACACAAAAGGTTGCCAACCTGAATACCATTGCGCTACTCACCTATCATGTGAATTATTACTTGGCGGGTTTGATAGATGCTTTTCAAAATGGTAAACTAGAAATCAGCGACAAATATAGTTTTGATATGCCACCACTCCATTCTGAACACAATTGGAAAATGATGGTGGAAGGTTTTCTAACCAACGCCGAAAAGTTTGCACAATGTGTAGAACAATTGGAAGACCATTGCTTAGACGAAGCCTTCATTGATGAAAAATATGGAACCTACTTACGCAACATTGAAGGCGTGCTTGAGCACAGCTATTACCACTTAGGACAAATATCACTTATTAGAAAAATGATAACTTCCTAG
- a CDS encoding BlaI/MecI/CopY family transcriptional regulator, translating to MQKLTNKEEEIMQILWKLKKAFVKEVLAEIEEDKPHYNTLSTIIRNLEEKGFVSHNAFGNTHQYFPIVKMEEYRKRFMNTAIETYFDNSYKSMVSFFAEEEKISADELREILALIEQKK from the coding sequence ATGCAAAAATTAACGAACAAAGAAGAAGAAATCATGCAAATTTTATGGAAGCTGAAAAAAGCTTTTGTAAAGGAAGTATTGGCAGAAATTGAAGAAGACAAGCCACACTACAACACACTTTCCACTATCATCAGAAATTTAGAGGAAAAAGGTTTTGTTTCACACAATGCCTTTGGAAACACTCACCAATACTTCCCGATTGTAAAAATGGAAGAATACAGAAAGCGTTTTATGAATACCGCTATAGAAACCTATTTTGACAATTCTTATAAAAGTATGGTATCCTTTTTTGCGGAAGAAGAAAAAATTTCTGCTGACGAACTAAGAGAAATTCTAGCGCTAATTGAACAAAAGAAATAG
- a CDS encoding contact-dependent growth inhibition system immunity protein yields the protein MKLENNWQQKTLESLEKKVWPSLNSDESSYLIKTCNALRKKELQDFTTEDLRIMIGQEIGLPFLIPLALETLKDNLFAEGDMYEGDLLKNVLEIDTKFWNDNEEYWHQLNNLIKERRQEIIEMRFDISKFDNCEHKT from the coding sequence ATGAAACTTGAAAATAACTGGCAACAAAAAACACTTGAATCACTTGAGAAAAAAGTTTGGCCATCTTTAAATTCAGATGAAAGTTCTTATCTGATAAAAACTTGTAATGCATTGCGTAAAAAGGAATTGCAAGATTTTACAACCGAAGACCTTCGAATCATGATTGGACAAGAAATTGGACTTCCATTTTTGATTCCACTTGCCTTGGAAACCTTGAAGGACAATTTGTTTGCCGAAGGAGATATGTATGAGGGTGATTTACTTAAAAATGTATTAGAGATTGATACTAAATTTTGGAATGACAATGAAGAGTACTGGCATCAACTAAACAACTTAATTAAGGAAAGACGTCAAGAAATTATAGAAATGAGATTTGATATTTCTAAATTTGATAATTGCGAACACAAAACATGA